The window TCCTAAGAAAAATCGATTTTACCGTCTTTTATTCATAACAGCATTGGAATTTCACGGTAACCTTAAAACCACAACAGATACTTTCCATCCTCCAGCGTCGCTTCCATTAAGTTTCAGCGCCTTCTCTGATGCGCCTTCTCCCAAAATAGAAATGAAAGCATAGCtgtaaggaaaagaaaacatgtttttagttattaaaaaaacttggGAGCTGGGGGAAATCGGACGGAGGGAGAAgccacaaacaaacaaacaaacaaaccttttGAGAACACCGCCAACTCCTCTGGTCAGAGAAATACCAGTGATCTCTCCACATGAAGAGAAACACTTGCTCAAAGAGCGCTCGATATAAGCCTCAGGAAGCGAAGTGTCAAATCCAGAAACAAGAAAAGTGGTGCTTCTGCAATAATGATGATATCAGATatcaacaacacacacacacacgcgtatatatatatatatatatttatagatacaACAAatctacaagaaaaagaaaaagaaaaaatcaaaaatttactGGTTTTTTCGTTTGGATTGAGCTCTAAAAGCAGCCGCTTTAGGGCAAAAAGCACTGTCTGGTCCCTGATTAGGCAAAGCATGAACAACTACATTCCACCCTCCCACGTCACTTCCATTAAGTTCCAACACCTTCTGTCCTGTGCCTTCGTCTCCCTGAATCTCCATGAAAGCAacgctgtaaaaaaaaaaaaaaaaaagccaatgtAATATTTAAAACCTTTGAGctggaaaatatatattggagagCATAAAGAAGAAGCCTCAACCATAAAAATAACCTGCTGAGAGTAGAGGTTACAACGTTTCTtggaatataaaaaattttgatcCAACCACATGAAGCGAAATGTTTTCTCAACGCGCGTGTGAGATCATACTCACCAAGCGAAGTGTCATACCCAGTTATGTTAAAACTTATGCAACTGAAATCATTTGATAAACATTATCAACACACATACACAAGAACATCATCATAAATCAATCTTTTTACAGTTACAAATCTCTTcctaaagaacaaaaaaaaacaaaaaaaaaatcatcaattttaCCTCCTTTTCCGAATGTCTCCATCATCACGACCCATCAATTCCATCCCCTAAggtaccaaaaaacaaaaaaagatctcCTAATCAGAAATTCAAATCTATTTCTTACATAAAGTTCAAACTTGTGAAGCAAGAAACCATCAATAGAGAAACAAACAAGGAAGccataaggagaagaagattattaCTTTGGCGGCGGATTCTTCCATGAAGGTTTTGGAGTAGCAGCAATAACCACCCTtgaaagatttatttttcagttagggattgagttttttttttcttcatgtaaAAAAGGGTACATTGTACTCCGACTAAAATAACGGGGggttatttaaaaagaaattggGTTCGTGTTTCGTAAAACTATAAACTTTGAGGACTTAAATCTACAATTTATTTATCCGGTTAGTTGTTAAAACAACCCATTCGATGATTCAAACGAAATCGAAAAGTTAGAAACTTTTGACCATTGTAAAGTGCAAAGTGGAGGTGAATGTTGAAATCATCATCGTCTCTCTTCTTTGCGAACTCGATTCTGCGTCACCGATTCAAATCAATGTCGGAGCTGTACAAAACACACGCCCTCCTGATCACATTTGGTCTCTCCGAGGAAGAGCCTTTCGTTTCTCAAACTCTGTCTTTCTCTGCTCTGTCTTCTTCAGGGGACGTCAATTACGCTTACAGATTCTTGTCGAATCTATCCAATCCTCCGAACTACGGCTGGAATCTAGTAATACGAGGCTTCTCCAACAGCAGAAGCCCCGAGAAATCGATCCGCGTCTATGTCCAGATGTTGAGGTCCGTGTATTCACCTGATCACATGACTTATCCGTTTCTCTTGAAGTCAAGTTCTCGTCTTTCGAACAGAAAACTCGGTGGGTCTTTGCATTGCTCCGTCGCGAAAACTGGGTTTCAGTGGGATTTGTTCATATGTAATACTCTTTTCCATATGTATGGTTCGTTCCGAGACAGAGCTTCTGCGCGCAagctgttcgatgaaatgcctgtGAAGAACTTGGTCACTTGGAACGCTATTTTAGATGTGTATGCCAAGTGTGGGGATGTTGTTTCGGCAAGACAGGTGTTTGATGAGATGACTGAGAGAGATGTTGTGTCTTGGAGTTCTATGATCGATGGGTATGTCAAAAGCGGTGAATACAACGAAGCATTGGAGATTTTTGATCAGTTGATGAGAGTGGGTTCATCAAAGGCTAATGAAGTCACTATGGTTAGTGTTTTGTGCGCTTGTGCTCACTTGGGTGCGTTAAATCGAGGGAAGACTGTACATCGTTATATACTTGACGAGCATTTGCCCTTAACAGTTATATTGCAGACGTCTCTTATTGATATGTATGCTAAGTGCGGCTCTATAGGAGACGCTTGGGGAGTGTTTTGTAGAGCATTCGTTGAGGAAAGGGATGCATTGATGTGGAACGCTATGATTGGAGGACTTGCGAGTCACGGGTTCATTAGAGAGTCACTCCAACTGTTTCACAAAATGCAAGTGTCTAAGATTAACCCTGACGAGATAACATACTTGTGCTTGCTTGCCGCTTGTTCCCATGGTGGTTTAGTGAAAGAAGCGTGGTACTTGTTCGCTAGTCTTAAGGAAAGCGGAGCTGAACCAAAGAGCGAGCATTATGCTTGTATGGTTGACGTGCTTTCTAGAGCTGGTCTAGTTAAAGACGCACATGATTTTATATCTGAAATGCCGGTAAAACCGACAGGTGCAATGTTAGGTGCTTTGCTCAACGGGTGTATAAACCATGGAAACTTTGAGCTTGCGGAAACAGTTGGAAAGAAGCTTATTGAGTTGCAACCGCATAATGATGGACGATATGTCGGGCTAGCAAACGTTTATGCGATCAACAAGCGGTTTGGTGCAGCTCGGTCTATGAGAGAAGCAATGGAAAAGAAAGGAGTGAAGAAAATTGCAGGACACAGTATAATTGAATTGAATGAAACACCACATAGATTCGTAGCTCATGACAAAACGAATATTCACTCCGAGAAGATCTATGCAGTGTTACAGCTAATTGGAACTCGGATGAGTCTCCTCGATGTTGACTATGATTATACTGAGGACtctcattgtttttgtttttaagattttcatatttaattttcttaggTAAAAGTTAAATTAGGCTAAGAAACATGAATGGTTCAAAGGTTCGAGTAGAAAAAATTTCATGGGTTTGTTGTGCAGAGTTAGCAAAGCTAACCGTAAATTCCAAAAATCAGAAGTTTACTTCAGCTGAGTCCAAAGGATCTTATTTCTGATTATTTGGGTGTCAGTAAAAGATTAAAGATgtataaagaaatatttgctTTACATTTGTTTCTTGTAGTGGATGATATCATTAGACAATGTAACGCAACGAACGTACCGATTTAAGATATGAATATCTTCTCATTGTCAAATCTTTTGATTATCACTCTTCttcaattggaaaaaaaaatcatctcaaTTTAGCAAAACAAACCCCAAAAGAGTGTACAGCCATCAATGGCgtggaattagggttttcttttcttttttcttgtaggTTTCAaaatgggaaagaaaaaaaaagaagcgagAGCTAGTGAAATTCACTTCACTGCTTCAAAAGACCTCTTTCTTGAAAGAGCTCATACATCGCCGATCCAATCTTAGCTGGAGATTCAACAACCTTCACTCCGGCATCATTCAAACTCTTAATTTTGTCCTGAGCCGTACCTTTACCACCGGAAACAATggctgcaacaaacaaaaaccagaGGAGTGCGTGAGAGCACCAGACCAAAAGTAGCAAATCCGATTTACAGAGCTAGATGGCTTATGGAAATACCTCCAGCATGACCCATTCGACGACCAGGTGGTGCAGTAAGTCCAGCAATAAAAGCAACAACAGGCTTCTCAGTACCACTCGCCTGTTTAAAttcaccaaaaaccaaaaattgaattttacttATACAAATGAAAATACAGAGAGATGAAACAAGTTGAAAGAGATTCGCAATGGC is drawn from Camelina sativa cultivar DH55 chromosome 8, Cs, whole genome shotgun sequence and contains these coding sequences:
- the LOC104708263 gene encoding nucleolin 1-like, whose amino-acid sequence is MEIQGDEGTGQKVLELNGSDVGGWNVVVHALPNQGPDSAFCPKAAAFRAQSKRKNQSTTFLVSGFDTSLPEAYIERSLSKCFSSCGEITGISLTRGVGGVLKSYAFISILGEGASEKALKLNGSDAGGWKVSVVVLRLP
- the LOC104708264 gene encoding pentatricopeptide repeat-containing protein At5g08305-like, translated to MLKSSSSLFFANSILRHRFKSMSELYKTHALLITFGLSEEEPFVSQTLSFSALSSSGDVNYAYRFLSNLSNPPNYGWNLVIRGFSNSRSPEKSIRVYVQMLRSVYSPDHMTYPFLLKSSSRLSNRKLGGSLHCSVAKTGFQWDLFICNTLFHMYGSFRDRASARKLFDEMPVKNLVTWNAILDVYAKCGDVVSARQVFDEMTERDVVSWSSMIDGYVKSGEYNEALEIFDQLMRVGSSKANEVTMVSVLCACAHLGALNRGKTVHRYILDEHLPLTVILQTSLIDMYAKCGSIGDAWGVFCRAFVEERDALMWNAMIGGLASHGFIRESLQLFHKMQVSKINPDEITYLCLLAACSHGGLVKEAWYLFASLKESGAEPKSEHYACMVDVLSRAGLVKDAHDFISEMPVKPTGAMLGALLNGCINHGNFELAETVGKKLIELQPHNDGRYVGLANVYAINKRFGAARSMREAMEKKGVKKIAGHSIIELNETPHRFVAHDKTNIHSEKIYAVLQLIGTRMSLLDVDYDYTEDSHCFCF